In Flavobacterium lacustre, a genomic segment contains:
- a CDS encoding response regulator transcription factor, with translation MKKLLIIDDETKLRETIAELFSFTGYNVIEAQDGMEGLEKVKQHNPSLIICDLMMPKLDGYGFLKKHKKSTHAGIPVLLLTAKIEPADELMGISLGAKGYVRKPFTFKELKNIVEEHLTF, from the coding sequence ATGAAGAAATTATTAATCATAGACGATGAAACGAAATTGAGAGAAACCATTGCTGAGTTGTTCTCTTTTACTGGCTATAACGTTATTGAAGCACAAGATGGAATGGAAGGTTTAGAGAAAGTTAAACAGCACAATCCAAGCTTAATAATATGCGATTTAATGATGCCAAAATTAGATGGTTACGGCTTTCTGAAAAAACATAAAAAGTCGACTCACGCCGGAATTCCTGTTCTTTTACTTACTGCCAAAATAGAACCAGCCGATGAATTAATGGGAATTAGTTTAGGCGCAAAAGGATATGTCAGAAAACCTTTTACCTTCAAAGAATTAAAGAATATAGTTGAAGAACATTTGACTTTTTAG